TGAGAATACCGAATTTCCAGCTAAGGAACTATACCAATCGGCATCTTTTCCTGTTATGGTCAGCGGTACTAATGCAGGAGCTGTACCGACCACCTCCAAACCAAATTTTTTGGCTAGGCGTAAACCAAAGTCTGATGCGCCAAGCTTTTGAACCGGAAGTCCTCCCGAAGCAACGATAACTTTTGGGCTATGATAGTGGGATTCACCTGCTCCATTTTCTACTGTTACAACAAAACCTTCGGCATTTCTCTCAACAGATTTCACCAAGGTATTTAAAGCAATATCCTGATCCGTTTCATATAAAATTTTAGAAAACACAGCAACAATATCTTTTGCTTTATTTGTTAGCGGAAATAGCTGCCCCAAGGTCTTCTCCTGCCCCACAATGCCATAGCTTTCAAAAAACACAACAGTATCCTCCACAGTCCATTGCCTGAACACGCTATGCAAAAAATCTGGATTTTCAGAAATGAAATTTGCTGGGCCAGTACCGGTATTGGTATAATTACACCTTCCTCCTCCGGAAATCAAGATCTTTGCACCGACTTTATCATTTCGTTCCACCACTAAAGTCTTCTTTCCAAACAGTCCTGCCTGTGCTGCACACATTAATCCACAGGCTCCACCTCCAATAATTATAGCATCGTATTTTCTACTCACAGCGGCGTTCTAATAAGCAATCAATGTGTTTTCAACGGATACAACTTTTCGTTCCAATTGACTCCGATATCCCAGTTCAATGATCTGAATAACATCTCGAGCCTGTTCTGCCGATGCAATCAAATCAGCTTTTCCTAATATTGTATCCGCCACGTTCTGATAAAAATCGGGATAAGATCCTATTTCGGAAGGAATAACCTCTTCGATATCTTTACCTTCTTCCACAATATTAAGCTTACCGTAGAGACTTGGATCCTCTTGCCCCCAGTTTGGATCCTCATCCGGGAATTTACCATCCCGTAATAAGGCTTCCTGTGGATCAATACCATATTTCACAAAATTTCCGTTCATCCCAAAGATACGATACCGTGGCGTAGGTTCTTTTGCAAGCATGGAACCTTTCAGCGATACCCGCAAATTATCATAGTACAATAGGCAGTCGAAATTGTCAATCGTCTGGGCGTGATCCCGTTGGATGGCCAAATCAGCAAAGACTCCATTTGGCTTTCCAAATAATTGCAGCGCCTGGTCGATGAGATGTGGTCCTAAATCATAAAATATACCAGAGCCCGGCAAATTTTCCTCACGCCAGGCGTTAGGACGCAGGTAATTACGGAAACGATCGAACCGAGATTCTAGATTCACAATCCGGCCCAATCTCCCGCTTTTTACCATTTTCTCAACAGTCCGATAATCGGAGTTGAACCTTAAATTATGATAGGGTGCCAAGATCAGATTTTTCTCCTTTGCCAAAGCAATAAGTTCATCTGCTTGTTCGACACTATTGGTAAATGGCTTTTCAACAACAACGTGTTTTCCTGCCTCCAGTGCACGTTTTGCAAACGGATAATGCATTTCATTGGATGTTGCAACTACGACAAGATCAATGGTTGTATCGTTAAAAATATCGTCTGCACACAAGGCAATTTCCGCATGCGGATAGCGTTCCTTAAGCAAACTCTGCTGATCAGCTTTGCGTGCCGTCACCTTGACAAGATCCAGTTCCATAATCGAACGCATCACGGGGGCATGAAAAACTCGACCTGAAATTCCAAAACCAATGAGTCCTACTCGAATTTTCTCTATCATATTACATTCTTTCAGGCACTTGGATACCCAATAAATTCATTCCTTTTGCAATAACCCTCGCTGCGGAAGCAGATAAGTGCAACCTAAAGTTTTTAACATCGTGATCGTCCGCTTTCAAGATGGTTTCCTCATGATAAAATTTATTATAAATCTTGGCTACTTCATAAATATAATTCGCCAACTGGGCAGGGCTGAACTCTTGTGCTGAGGCTTCAATAGTCTCTGGAAATGCCCCCAGTTGCTGAATCAAATCACGTTCGTAAGAAGAGATCGTTGCCGGTACAGAAACCGCACTGTCAAAATTGAATTCAGCTTTACTTAAGACAGATTTAATACGTGCATGTGTATATTGAATAAACGGACCTGTATGTCCTTGAAAATCGACGGACTCATTGGGATCAAACAAGAGACGTTTTTTGGGATCTACCTTCAATAGAAAATATTTAAGCGCCCCCATTCCAATCGTATCATAAAGAGCTGCTTTGGATGCTTCATCCAATCCTTCCGTCTTCCCAAGCTCTTCAGTCCGTTCCTGCGCAGTTTTAAGCATCTCAGCCATCAAATCATCCGCATCAACAACTGTTCCTTCCCTTGATTTCATTTTACCAGATGGAAGATCGACCATTCCATAAGACAAATGGAACAAACCTTCAGCCCAGGCTTTACCAAGTTTTTTTAAGATTAAGAACAATACCTTGAAATGATAATCCTGCTCGTTACCCACCACATAGATAGATTCACTCATTTTGAACTCATCATACTTTAGTTGAGCTGTCCCCAAATCTTGGGTGATATAGACAGAAGTACCGTCGCCACGAAGCACAAGCTTCTGATCCAATCCTTCGTCTGTTAGATCAATCCAAACGGAGTTATCTTCTTTCTTGAAGAAAACGCCTTTGTCCAAACCTTCTTCAATAATATCTTTACCTAACAAGTAAGTATTCGATTCATAATAATATTTATCAAAATCGACCCCTAATTGCTTATAGGTCTTTTCAAATCCAGCATATACCCAGCTGTTCATAGTTTTCCAAAGTGAGATCACCTCTTCATTACCGGCCTCCCATTGTTGCAACATCGCTTGGGCTTGCTTCATCAAAGGCGCATTTTTCTTTGCCTCATCTTCGGTTTGCCCTTCAGCCTTCAATACCTCGATCTCCTTTTTATATTCTTTGTCAAAAACGACGTAATATTTTCCGACGAGGTGATCTCCCTTCATCCCGGTAGATTCAGGCGTTTCACCGGAACCAAATTTCTGCCAGGCCAACATCGATTTACAAATATGGATACCACGGTCATTCACCAAATTCGCTTTGATCACCTCATAACCATAGGCCTTCAGAATTTCGGCTACGGAGTATCCTAATAAATTATTCCGAATGTGGCCTAAATGCAGCGGTTTATTCGTATTAGGAGAAGAGTATTCCACCATCAGTTTTTTTCCATTTGCTGGAAATACGCCAAAGTCCTTC
The genomic region above belongs to Sphingobacterium zeae and contains:
- a CDS encoding oxidoreductase is translated as MIEKIRVGLIGFGISGRVFHAPVMRSIMELDLVKVTARKADQQSLLKERYPHAEIALCADDIFNDTTIDLVVVATSNEMHYPFAKRALEAGKHVVVEKPFTNSVEQADELIALAKEKNLILAPYHNLRFNSDYRTVEKMVKSGRLGRIVNLESRFDRFRNYLRPNAWREENLPGSGIFYDLGPHLIDQALQLFGKPNGVFADLAIQRDHAQTIDNFDCLLYYDNLRVSLKGSMLAKEPTPRYRIFGMNGNFVKYGIDPQEALLRDGKFPDEDPNWGQEDPSLYGKLNIVEEGKDIEEVIPSEIGSYPDFYQNVADTILGKADLIASAEQARDVIQIIELGYRSQLERKVVSVENTLIAY
- the argS gene encoding arginine--tRNA ligase, which codes for MANSIQKRLVEVTVQAVKELYNADILENQIALQATRKEFEGQITIVTFPVTRFSKSSPEQTGREIGAYLQQHIAEISDFNVIKGFLNIVLSDAYWITLLNQTITAKDFGVFPANGKKLMVEYSSPNTNKPLHLGHIRNNLLGYSVAEILKAYGYEVIKANLVNDRGIHICKSMLAWQKFGSGETPESTGMKGDHLVGKYYVVFDKEYKKEIEVLKAEGQTEDEAKKNAPLMKQAQAMLQQWEAGNEEVISLWKTMNSWVYAGFEKTYKQLGVDFDKYYYESNTYLLGKDIIEEGLDKGVFFKKEDNSVWIDLTDEGLDQKLVLRGDGTSVYITQDLGTAQLKYDEFKMSESIYVVGNEQDYHFKVLFLILKKLGKAWAEGLFHLSYGMVDLPSGKMKSREGTVVDADDLMAEMLKTAQERTEELGKTEGLDEASKAALYDTIGMGALKYFLLKVDPKKRLLFDPNESVDFQGHTGPFIQYTHARIKSVLSKAEFNFDSAVSVPATISSYERDLIQQLGAFPETIEASAQEFSPAQLANYIYEVAKIYNKFYHEETILKADDHDVKNFRLHLSASAARVIAKGMNLLGIQVPERM
- a CDS encoding NAD(P)/FAD-dependent oxidoreductase, coding for MCAAQAGLFGKKTLVVERNDKVGAKILISGGGRCNYTNTGTGPANFISENPDFLHSVFRQWTVEDTVVFFESYGIVGQEKTLGQLFPLTNKAKDIVAVFSKILYETDQDIALNTLVKSVERNAEGFVVTVENGAGESHYHSPKVIVASGGLPVQKLGASDFGLRLAKKFGLEVVGTAPALVPLTITGKDADWYSSLAGNSVFSKVSVAGMSFEENILFTHWGLSGPAILQISSYWRPGMEITIDLLPNFNLENLIKQERQYGGKRFVSQLLNDHFTRKLVDALGKFLVLDTKIASLSKADAKLIVDTIHRFKVKPAGDKGYDKAEVMRGGVSTEELHPRTLMSKKVEGLYFGGETVDITGWLGGYNFQWAWASGYAIAKDI